The bacterium genome includes a region encoding these proteins:
- the rpsK gene encoding 30S ribosomal protein S11 produces MTEKAESKAEVKDDKSAPQTAAVKKGKKAPRNGVVHIQCTFNNTLVTISDPKGNVVAWSSAGSMNFKGSRKSTPFAAQVAAETAGKKAVDAGMKAVEIYVKGPGSGREAAIRAIQTSGLQISMIKDVTPIPHNGCRPPKRRRV; encoded by the coding sequence GTGACGGAAAAAGCGGAAAGCAAAGCCGAAGTCAAGGACGATAAGAGCGCCCCGCAAACTGCGGCGGTCAAAAAAGGAAAGAAGGCCCCCCGGAACGGCGTGGTCCATATCCAGTGTACCTTCAATAATACTTTGGTGACCATTTCAGACCCCAAAGGGAACGTCGTGGCTTGGTCCTCGGCAGGATCCATGAATTTTAAAGGGAGCCGGAAGTCCACTCCTTTTGCCGCTCAAGTGGCTGCGGAGACCGCAGGAAAGAAAGCGGTCGATGCTGGCATGAAGGCGGTCGAGATCTATGTGAAGGGCCCGGGTTCGGGCCGGGAAGCGGCCATTCGGGCTATCCAGACCAGCGGGCTCCAAATTTCCATGATCAAAGATGTCACCCCTATCCCCCACAATGGCTGCCGGCCGCCTAAGCGCCGTCGCGTTTAA
- the rplQ gene encoding 50S ribosomal protein L17: MRHQAHHGRLGVQPAHRRAMIRNMVTSLLKHERIKTTKARAKEVRRYAEKMITTAKKETLASKRNVLGFVREREVVNKLYKTLIYRYAQRKGGYTRILKLGYRMGDGAEMVFLELVDRPMEEKTAENPAEKKEGKAEDQNPEAAPQGKKKKAKEASSVS; this comes from the coding sequence ATGAGACATCAAGCCCATCACGGCCGCCTCGGCGTCCAACCAGCCCATCGCCGGGCCATGATCCGCAACATGGTCACGTCCCTGTTGAAGCATGAACGGATCAAGACCACCAAGGCGCGGGCCAAGGAAGTCCGCCGCTATGCGGAGAAGATGATCACGACCGCTAAGAAGGAGACCCTTGCTTCCAAGCGCAACGTGCTGGGGTTCGTCCGTGAACGAGAAGTAGTGAACAAGCTTTATAAGACCCTGATCTACCGCTATGCCCAACGCAAGGGCGGATACACCCGGATCCTGAAGCTGGGTTATCGGATGGGAGACGGTGCCGAGATGGTCTTCCTGGAATTGGTGGACCGTCCGATGGAAGAGAAGACCGCTGAGAATCCGGCCGAGAAGAAGGAAGGGAAGGCGGAGGACCAGAATCCTGAAGCAGCCCCGCAAGGAAAGAAGAAAAAAGCGAAGGAAGCTTCGTCGGTATCCTAA
- the secY gene encoding preprotein translocase subunit SecY yields the protein MFSAFLNIFRVPELKNRVLFVLGILLVYRIGTHIPVPGVNIQALESAFRSQNNGILGFLNLFSGNAFKQASIFALGVMPYISMSIILQLLTAVIPTLEKLSKEGELGRRKITQYTRIGTVVLCLIQGTGTTYLFRNFGDNVVPNWGLGFQIMAVLALTTGTVFIMWLGEQITEYGVGNGMSIIIFAGIVAALPGQLDATYRMVQAQTISLLAVLFFGLFTVLTIGFIVILQQGARKIPVQYATRVVGRQVFKGQSTQLPLKVDYSGVIAVIFSSSILVFPSTIAKYVQNIPWVSADQGWLYNTMEFVVRNFSPGAFVYYVLYSAFIVFFCYFYTAIAFNPTDLSENMKKYGGFIPGIRPGQPTAEFIDRTLTRITIWGALAVCAIAVIPDVLTRNLHIPIQFGGTSLLIIVGVALDTMKQIESHLLMRHYDGFMKKGRLKGRSAF from the coding sequence TTGTTTTCTGCCTTCCTCAACATCTTCCGCGTCCCCGAACTTAAGAACCGCGTCCTTTTCGTCCTTGGAATCCTTTTGGTCTACCGGATCGGGACCCATATTCCCGTTCCTGGTGTGAATATACAGGCCTTGGAAAGCGCGTTCCGGAGCCAGAATAACGGCATCCTGGGGTTCCTGAACCTCTTTTCCGGGAACGCTTTCAAGCAGGCTTCCATCTTTGCCCTGGGTGTCATGCCCTATATCAGTATGTCCATCATCCTTCAGCTTTTGACGGCGGTCATTCCGACACTGGAAAAGCTCTCGAAAGAGGGTGAACTGGGACGCCGCAAGATCACCCAATACACCCGCATCGGAACCGTGGTCCTTTGCCTGATCCAGGGAACGGGAACAACTTATCTCTTCCGGAATTTCGGAGATAACGTGGTCCCCAATTGGGGCCTTGGATTCCAGATCATGGCGGTCCTAGCCTTGACCACGGGCACTGTTTTCATCATGTGGTTGGGTGAACAGATCACGGAATACGGTGTGGGCAACGGGATGTCCATCATCATCTTCGCGGGGATCGTGGCCGCCCTTCCAGGGCAATTGGACGCCACTTATCGCATGGTCCAAGCCCAGACCATTTCCCTCTTGGCCGTTCTTTTCTTCGGTCTTTTCACGGTCTTGACCATCGGTTTTATCGTGATCCTCCAACAGGGGGCCCGTAAGATCCCGGTCCAATACGCCACCCGTGTTGTCGGTCGGCAAGTTTTCAAGGGACAATCGACCCAGCTTCCATTGAAGGTCGATTATTCGGGCGTCATCGCCGTGATCTTTTCTTCGTCCATTCTGGTGTTCCCGTCCACTATCGCCAAATACGTCCAGAACATTCCCTGGGTTTCCGCCGATCAGGGCTGGCTCTACAACACGATGGAATTCGTCGTCCGTAATTTCTCGCCGGGTGCTTTTGTCTACTATGTCCTTTATTCGGCTTTCATCGTCTTTTTTTGCTACTTCTACACGGCCATCGCCTTCAATCCGACCGACCTATCCGAGAACATGAAGAAGTACGGTGGTTTCATCCCGGGGATCCGCCCGGGACAGCCTACGGCCGAGTTCATCGACCGGACCCTGACCCGGATCACCATCTGGGGAGCTTTGGCGGTCTGTGCCATCGCGGTGATACCCGATGTCCTTACCCGTAACCTCCATATCCCCATACAATTCGGAGGGACCTCCCTCCTGATCATCGTGGGGGTCGCTTTGGACACCATGAAACAGATCGAATCCCACCTCCTGATGAGGCACTACGACGGCTTCATGAAGAAGGGCCGATTGAAGGGACGGAGCGCGTTCTAA
- a CDS encoding adenylate kinase, producing the protein MRIILLGEPGAGKGTYSAELVKRYGIPQMSTGDMLRAAAKAGSALGLQAQEFMKKGALVPDSLVIKLIEERIQQPDAQKGFILDGFPRTVPQAESLDEMLKSLNISLTCVVKIVVSRDLLLSRLTGRRVCPNCGATYNIGTNMRPQKDGICDKCGKELIQRADDRPETIENRLSIYQRDTEPLIDFYDKKGLLKRVDCEGPYEEVMGRIYGTLEKAAKV; encoded by the coding sequence ATGAGAATCATTCTTTTAGGGGAACCGGGAGCCGGCAAGGGGACCTATTCGGCCGAATTGGTCAAGCGTTACGGCATTCCACAGATGTCCACTGGCGATATGTTGAGGGCGGCTGCCAAGGCCGGATCGGCTTTGGGGCTGCAAGCCCAGGAATTCATGAAGAAGGGTGCGCTGGTCCCCGATTCTTTGGTCATCAAATTGATCGAAGAGCGGATCCAGCAACCCGACGCCCAGAAAGGTTTCATACTGGACGGGTTCCCGCGGACCGTGCCCCAAGCCGAGAGCCTGGATGAGATGCTCAAGTCCTTGAACATCTCCTTGACCTGTGTGGTCAAGATTGTGGTCAGTCGTGATCTGCTCCTCTCCCGTTTGACGGGACGCCGGGTCTGTCCGAATTGCGGGGCGACCTACAATATCGGGACCAATATGCGGCCTCAAAAAGACGGTATTTGCGACAAGTGCGGGAAAGAACTGATCCAAAGGGCGGATGACCGCCCGGAAACGATCGAGAATCGCCTTTCCATCTATCAACGCGATACCGAACCCTTGATCGATTTTTACGATAAAAAAGGCCTCTTGAAACGGGTCGATTGTGAAGGACCCTATGAGGAGGTCATGGGCCGGATCTACGGCACTTTGGAAAAAGCGGCCAAGGTTTGA
- a CDS encoding type Z 30S ribosomal protein S14: MAKKCLINKQKEKPKFKVRAYNRCNLCGRPRAFLRRFGMCRICFRKLAGEGKIPGVVKASW; encoded by the coding sequence ATGGCGAAAAAATGCCTCATCAACAAGCAGAAAGAAAAGCCCAAGTTCAAGGTCCGGGCCTATAACCGCTGCAATCTCTGCGGGAGGCCCCGAGCTTTCCTGAGACGTTTTGGGATGTGCCGTATCTGCTTCCGTAAATTGGCCGGTGAGGGAAAGATCCCCGGCGTCGTTAAAGCCAGCTGGTAA
- the rpmD gene encoding 50S ribosomal protein L30, giving the protein MSELKIQLVKSLNGRLPKHVKIAEALGLKKIRQTVVKPDTPVIRGMVQKIDYLVEIKK; this is encoded by the coding sequence ATGAGTGAACTCAAGATCCAGTTGGTCAAAAGCTTGAATGGACGCCTGCCGAAGCATGTCAAGATCGCCGAGGCCTTGGGCTTGAAGAAGATCCGTCAAACGGTGGTCAAACCTGATACTCCGGTCATCCGGGGAATGGTCCAAAAGATCGACTATCTTGTCGAAATCAAAAAATAA
- the infA gene encoding translation initiation factor IF-1 encodes MAKEEAISVEGTVIEALPNASFRVELENKHVVLAHVSGKMRMNFIRILPGDRVTVELSPYDLSRGRITYRFK; translated from the coding sequence ATGGCAAAGGAAGAGGCGATTTCGGTCGAGGGAACGGTGATTGAGGCCCTTCCCAACGCCAGCTTTAGAGTGGAACTGGAGAACAAGCACGTCGTTCTGGCCCATGTTTCCGGAAAGATGCGGATGAATTTCATCCGGATCCTACCGGGGGACCGGGTCACGGTGGAATTGTCACCCTACGATCTTAGTCGAGGCCGGATCACGTACCGGTTCAAATAA
- a CDS encoding DNA-directed RNA polymerase subunit alpha gives MQIGNVQIPKFLDYEKESLTPLYGKFIAEPFERGYGQSVGNSIRRILLSSITGAAVTSVKFEGVTHEFSSIPGVVEDTTEIILNLKELKIKLHNSGPKTLRLSVKGERNVVAADIQADADVEILNPQLHLATLTEDDAALDIEIEVGEGRGYAPAERNKREGQPIGVIPIDSVFTPVLQVKYSVESARIGQMTDYDKLIMEIWTDGRISPEDALGYAAKILRDSLQIFINFEEEPIQQDDSVSEEEERLRELLNESVEELELSVRSANCLKTANIKTIGDLVRKTESDMLKYKNFGRKSLNEIKEILGGMGLSFGMDADSILTKGKGLAVARIETTV, from the coding sequence ATGCAAATCGGAAATGTTCAGATCCCTAAATTCTTGGATTACGAGAAGGAGTCACTAACCCCGCTCTATGGCAAGTTCATCGCTGAGCCTTTCGAGCGCGGGTATGGCCAATCCGTGGGGAATTCGATCCGCCGGATCCTTCTTTCCTCTATCACGGGTGCGGCGGTCACTTCCGTCAAGTTCGAAGGGGTCACTCACGAATTTTCTTCCATTCCCGGTGTGGTCGAGGATACGACCGAGATCATCCTCAACCTCAAGGAATTGAAGATCAAACTGCATAATTCAGGCCCCAAGACCCTGCGTCTTTCCGTGAAGGGTGAACGCAATGTGGTGGCCGCCGATATCCAGGCCGATGCGGATGTCGAGATCTTGAACCCTCAATTGCACTTGGCCACCCTCACCGAGGATGACGCGGCTTTGGACATTGAGATCGAAGTGGGAGAGGGTCGCGGCTATGCCCCGGCGGAGCGCAACAAACGGGAAGGCCAGCCCATCGGTGTCATCCCCATCGATTCGGTCTTCACCCCGGTCCTTCAAGTCAAGTATTCGGTGGAATCGGCCCGCATCGGCCAGATGACCGACTATGACAAGCTCATCATGGAGATCTGGACCGACGGCCGCATCAGTCCCGAGGATGCCCTGGGCTATGCCGCCAAGATCCTCCGCGATTCCCTCCAGATCTTCATCAACTTCGAGGAAGAACCGATCCAACAGGATGATTCGGTCAGCGAGGAAGAGGAACGTTTGCGGGAATTGCTGAACGAGAGCGTCGAGGAATTGGAATTGTCGGTCCGTTCCGCGAACTGCCTGAAGACCGCCAACATCAAGACCATTGGGGATCTGGTCCGTAAGACCGAATCCGACATGTTGAAGTACAAGAATTTCGGCCGGAAGTCCTTGAACGAGATCAAGGAGATCCTAGGCGGTATGGGGCTTTCCTTCGGGATGGATGCCGATTCCATCTTGACCAAAGGGAAGGGCCTCGCGGTCGCCCGCATCGAAACCACGGTTTAA
- the map gene encoding type I methionyl aminopeptidase, giving the protein MITLKSESELKLMRVSGKVVADALVELGKRVKPGVTTRELDQFAFDFFKRHDCVPAFLGYHGYPATICASINSEVVHGIPGDRVLQEGDIVGVDIGAFYKGYCGDSARTFPVGKVDPEVTRLLQVTWESLERGIRQCQVGNRISDIGAAIQDYVEKQGFSVVKDYVGHGIGQAMHEEPQVPNYGKPHQGPRLVEGMCLALEPMVNMGGEAVKVLGDGWTVVTKDGKFSAHFEDTVAVRSQGPEILTR; this is encoded by the coding sequence TTGATCACCCTCAAGTCTGAATCCGAGCTGAAGTTGATGCGCGTCAGCGGGAAAGTCGTGGCCGATGCTTTGGTGGAGCTGGGTAAACGGGTCAAACCGGGCGTGACCACCCGGGAACTCGACCAGTTCGCCTTTGACTTTTTCAAGAGGCATGACTGTGTGCCGGCTTTCCTGGGTTACCACGGTTATCCGGCGACCATCTGTGCTTCGATCAACTCGGAAGTGGTCCATGGGATCCCCGGGGATCGGGTGTTGCAGGAAGGCGACATTGTCGGTGTGGATATCGGGGCTTTTTACAAAGGTTATTGTGGGGATTCGGCCAGGACCTTTCCGGTCGGCAAGGTCGATCCGGAAGTGACCCGGCTTTTGCAGGTGACCTGGGAGTCGTTAGAACGGGGTATCCGCCAATGCCAGGTGGGGAACCGCATCTCGGATATTGGGGCTGCGATCCAGGATTATGTCGAAAAGCAAGGTTTCTCGGTCGTAAAGGACTATGTGGGACACGGGATCGGCCAAGCTATGCACGAGGAGCCCCAGGTGCCTAATTATGGCAAACCCCACCAGGGGCCGCGTTTGGTCGAGGGGATGTGTCTAGCCCTAGAACCCATGGTGAACATGGGAGGGGAGGCGGTCAAGGTCCTGGGGGATGGCTGGACAGTCGTGACAAAAGATGGTAAATTCTCGGCCCATTTTGAGGACACGGTCGCCGTCCGATCCCAAGGGCCAGAAATATTGACCCGCTGA
- the rplO gene encoding 50S ribosomal protein L15 gives MKISELKPARGSVKRRKIVGKGPGSGHGKTATRGNKGQNSRTGGGVRLGFEGGQTPIYRRLPIRGFKSLDKKVFDVVNLDQLSTFPKGTTVTPAEMKGKGFIGNLQAVKVLGGGEIKVALTVKAQAFSASAIEKIKAAGGTTEVL, from the coding sequence ATGAAAATCTCTGAATTAAAACCTGCCCGCGGCTCGGTCAAACGCCGCAAGATCGTCGGAAAGGGGCCCGGTTCGGGTCATGGAAAGACCGCGACCCGCGGCAACAAAGGCCAGAATTCGCGCACCGGCGGTGGTGTTCGCTTGGGGTTCGAGGGCGGCCAAACCCCGATCTATCGTCGGCTCCCGATCCGGGGTTTCAAGAGCCTCGATAAAAAGGTTTTCGATGTCGTCAATCTGGATCAGCTTTCAACTTTCCCCAAGGGCACCACGGTGACGCCGGCCGAGATGAAGGGTAAGGGGTTCATTGGCAACCTCCAGGCCGTTAAGGTCCTGGGTGGGGGAGAGATCAAGGTTGCTTTGACGGTGAAGGCCCAGGCCTTCAGCGCTTCGGCCATTGAAAAGATCAAAGCCGCGGGCGGAACAACGGAGGTCTTGTAA
- the rpsH gene encoding 30S ribosomal protein S8 — MSMTDPIADMLTRVRNANQTYKEKVDVPFSKLKLEIARILSEEGFIKNYKVVEEKAKPSVIRISMKYGEKKEKVITNISRVSRSGRRVYSGKAHIPKVIGGLGIAILSTSKGILTDQQARQQGVGGEVLCYVH; from the coding sequence ATGTCAATGACGGATCCCATCGCCGATATGCTGACCCGTGTTCGCAATGCGAACCAGACCTACAAGGAAAAGGTGGACGTTCCTTTTTCCAAGTTGAAGCTGGAGATCGCCCGCATCCTTTCCGAGGAAGGGTTCATCAAGAATTACAAGGTCGTCGAGGAAAAGGCCAAGCCCTCGGTGATCCGTATCTCCATGAAATACGGGGAGAAAAAGGAAAAGGTCATCACCAACATCTCCCGGGTCAGCCGTTCAGGACGCCGTGTCTATTCAGGCAAGGCCCATATCCCCAAGGTCATCGGCGGGTTGGGGATCGCTATTCTTTCAACCTCGAAGGGGATCTTGACCGACCAGCAGGCCCGTCAACAGGGCGTGGGCGGTGAAGTCCTTTGTTACGTTCATTAA
- the rpmJ gene encoding 50S ribosomal protein L36, which produces MKVRSSVKPICDKCKVIRRKRVIRVICTNPKHKQRQG; this is translated from the coding sequence ATGAAGGTCCGGTCATCCGTAAAACCCATATGCGATAAGTGCAAGGTCATCCGCCGCAAGCGAGTGATCCGCGTTATCTGCACAAACCCAAAACACAAACAACGGCAAGGATAG
- the rpsE gene encoding 30S ribosomal protein S5, translated as MARIDASKLDLKEKVVQINRVAKVVKGGRRFSFAVLVVIGDGHGHVGVGTGKASEVPDGIRKAVDDAKKNLIVVPLKENTLFHEVVGVFKASRVMLRPAAPGTGIKAGGGVRAVCELAGIHDILTKSIRSDNTFNVVQATLQGLRSVRSPEVVAALRGKTLEALSGAQKS; from the coding sequence ATGGCCCGAATTGACGCATCTAAACTCGATTTGAAGGAAAAGGTCGTTCAGATCAACCGTGTGGCCAAGGTGGTCAAAGGTGGTCGGCGCTTCAGCTTCGCCGTCCTGGTGGTGATCGGGGACGGGCATGGACACGTGGGGGTCGGCACGGGGAAGGCGAGCGAAGTCCCGGATGGCATCCGCAAGGCCGTGGACGACGCGAAAAAGAACCTGATCGTGGTGCCCTTGAAGGAAAACACCCTTTTCCATGAAGTGGTGGGCGTTTTCAAGGCCTCGCGCGTGATGCTCCGTCCGGCGGCGCCCGGGACCGGGATCAAGGCCGGTGGCGGCGTGCGTGCGGTTTGCGAATTGGCTGGGATCCACGACATCCTCACCAAGTCCATCCGATCGGACAATACCTTTAACGTGGTCCAAGCGACTTTGCAGGGATTGCGGTCGGTCCGTTCTCCTGAAGTGGTCGCGGCCTTGCGCGGCAAGACCTTGGAAGCCTTGTCGGGAGCGCAAAAATCATGA
- the rplF gene encoding 50S ribosomal protein L6, whose product MARIAKKPITLPNGAKIKVDGAHVTVEGPKGSLSMDLMPGVKVDLQDKNLTVSTVEASKSDAKALNASHGLIHALIKNMLLGVTTGFEKKLEIQGVGYRAQIEKGKLSMSLGFSHPVVMELPKGITVDIEKQTLLTVKGTDKYLVGEIASKIRRVKPPEVYKGTGIRYLGEYVRKKVGKTGATGKAGGK is encoded by the coding sequence ATGGCACGAATCGCCAAAAAGCCGATAACACTGCCCAATGGGGCGAAGATCAAGGTCGATGGGGCCCATGTTACGGTCGAGGGACCCAAGGGCTCCTTGAGCATGGACTTAATGCCGGGAGTGAAGGTCGACCTGCAAGATAAGAACCTGACGGTCTCGACGGTCGAGGCCTCGAAAAGCGATGCGAAAGCCCTGAACGCCAGCCATGGTTTGATCCATGCCCTCATCAAGAACATGCTCTTGGGCGTCACCACCGGGTTCGAGAAGAAGTTGGAGATCCAAGGTGTCGGTTACCGCGCCCAGATCGAAAAGGGGAAGCTCAGTATGTCCTTGGGGTTCAGCCATCCGGTGGTCATGGAACTTCCGAAGGGGATCACGGTGGACATCGAAAAACAAACCCTCCTGACGGTCAAGGGGACCGACAAGTACCTGGTGGGTGAGATCGCTTCCAAGATCCGCCGGGTCAAGCCCCCGGAGGTCTACAAGGGGACCGGGATCCGTTATTTGGGCGAATATGTACGCAAGAAGGTCGGGAAGACCGGCGCGACCGGTAAAGCCGGCGGTAAATAA
- the rpsD gene encoding 30S ribosomal protein S4, producing MNAQSVCRICRREGMKLYLKGTRCETEKCAFERRGYAPGQHGQKRRKDTEYGLQLREKQKVKRIYGVLERQFRRYFAIASAKKGVTGETLLQLLEQRLDNTVYRMGFAESRRQARQVVRHGMVLVNGKKVDIPSYTLKAGDKISVAEKFKENVGVKRSLETLQKRGVPEWLEVDTAALAGTFLKVPNKNEIALPVQEQLIVELYSK from the coding sequence ATGAACGCCCAATCCGTTTGCCGGATCTGCCGACGAGAAGGCATGAAACTCTATCTGAAAGGGACCCGTTGCGAGACCGAGAAATGCGCTTTCGAGCGCCGCGGTTACGCGCCGGGACAGCACGGCCAAAAGCGCCGGAAGGACACCGAGTACGGACTTCAGTTGCGCGAAAAACAAAAGGTCAAGCGCATCTACGGGGTCCTGGAACGCCAATTCCGCCGTTACTTCGCCATCGCCTCGGCCAAAAAGGGCGTCACGGGTGAGACCCTCCTGCAATTGTTGGAACAGCGATTGGATAATACCGTTTACCGGATGGGTTTCGCCGAATCCCGCCGCCAGGCCCGGCAAGTCGTGCGTCATGGAATGGTCTTGGTCAACGGCAAGAAGGTCGACATTCCTTCTTATACCCTGAAGGCCGGGGACAAGATCTCCGTCGCCGAGAAATTCAAAGAGAACGTCGGCGTCAAGCGTTCCTTGGAGACCCTCCAAAAGCGGGGCGTCCCCGAGTGGCTGGAAGTCGATACCGCCGCTTTGGCGGGGACCTTCTTAAAGGTCCCGAACAAGAACGAGATCGCCCTGCCGGTCCAAGAACAGCTCATCGTCGAACTTTACTCGAAGTAA
- the rplR gene encoding 50S ribosomal protein L18, with product MALEQQNIKRLRRHTRIRKKVQGTTERPRLVVHRGAKNISAQLIDDTKGVTLVSAASFDQNLRSKVKYGGNMEAAKAVGEQIAKLAKEKSVTKVVFDRGGFPFHGRVKALAEAARQNGLQY from the coding sequence ATGGCTTTGGAACAGCAGAACATCAAAAGGCTCCGTCGGCATACCCGGATCCGTAAGAAGGTCCAAGGGACCACGGAGAGGCCGCGTTTGGTCGTTCACCGTGGCGCCAAGAACATCTCGGCCCAATTGATCGACGATACCAAGGGAGTGACCTTGGTATCGGCGGCAAGCTTCGACCAGAACCTCCGCAGCAAGGTGAAATACGGAGGGAACATGGAGGCCGCCAAGGCCGTGGGCGAACAGATCGCCAAATTGGCGAAGGAAAAGTCGGTCACCAAAGTTGTTTTTGACAGGGGAGGCTTTCCCTTCCACGGCCGGGTCAAGGCCTTGGCGGAAGCGGCCCGTCAAAACGGACTCCAATATTAA
- the rpsM gene encoding 30S ribosomal protein S13 → MARISGIDLPKEKRVEVALTYLFGVGPALSKKILSKAGVNPDIRVKNLKDDEIGRIQNAINQENIKVEGDLRREISMNIKRLIDIGTFRGSRHRKGLPVRGQRTKTNARTRKGPRKTVGSGRKKEE, encoded by the coding sequence ATGGCTCGCATTTCCGGTATCGACCTCCCCAAGGAAAAAAGAGTGGAAGTGGCTTTGACCTATCTTTTCGGGGTGGGCCCAGCCCTTTCCAAGAAGATCCTCTCGAAGGCCGGCGTGAATCCTGACATCCGGGTGAAGAACCTCAAGGACGATGAGATCGGGCGGATTCAGAACGCCATCAATCAGGAAAATATCAAGGTCGAAGGCGATCTTCGTCGCGAGATCTCCATGAACATAAAGCGATTGATCGACATCGGAACTTTCCGGGGCAGCCGCCATCGCAAGGGCCTTCCGGTCCGGGGTCAAAGGACGAAGACCAACGCCCGGACCCGTAAAGGACCCCGTAAGACGGTGGGTAGCGGACGTAAAAAAGAAGAATGA